DNA from Gracilinanus agilis isolate LMUSP501 chromosome 3, AgileGrace, whole genome shotgun sequence:
aaaaggtttctctccagtatgaattctcttatGTAGAGTAAGGGATTTGTTCCAGCTAAATGATTTCCCACAATCATTACATACAAAGGGTTTCTCTCCACTATGAATTTTCTGGTGTACAGTAAGGTAAAAATTGCAGctaaaggcttttccacattcattacattcaaaaggtttctctccagtatgaattctcttatGTGTAGTAAGCTGCCCACTACggctaaaggctttcccacattcatggcattcaaagggtttctctcctgtatgtACTCTCTTATGTTCAGTAAGTGATCCACTCCAAGTAAAGGATTTCCCACATTCAAGACATTTAAAGGGTTTTTCTCCAGCATGTGTTTTCTTATGGGCACTAAGCATCCAACTATGGCTGAAAGACTTTCCACATTCAAGACATACAAAAGGTTTTTCCCCAGTATGAACTCTCTTATGCAAAGTAAGCTGCCCACTACGGCAgaaggttttcccacattcattacattcatagggtttctctccagtatgaattctctgatgttctgTAAGGGACCTGCTCTGGCTAAAGGTTTTATTACATTTAtgacattcaaaaggtttctctccagtatgaattctttgatgtacaCTAAGGTTAGAACTTCGGctaaaagctttcccacattggttacattcaaagggtttctctccagtatgaatttttTTATGTGTACTAAGCCGCCCACTATCACTAAAAGATTTCCCACATTGATGACATttaaagggtttctctccagtatgaattctttgatgtacaGTAAGGTGAGAACTTCGGGTGAAAGTTTTCCCACACTGATTAcaatcaaaatatttcttttcagtaTGAATTCTCTTATGTTCAGTAAGTTGCTCACCACTGATGAAGCATTTCCGACATTCCTGGCATTCAAAGGATTTTGCTTTAGTATGAACTATCTGATGTACTGTAAGGTAAGTACTTCGGCTAAATGCTTTTCCACATTGactacattcaaaaggtttcttaccagtatgaattcttttatGTATATTAAGCTGCCCTCTCTGGCTAAAATATTTCCCACATTCATGACATTCAAAGggcttttctccagtatgaattctcttatGGGAACTAAGCTGCTCACTACGGATGAAACATTTCCCACATTCATCACATTCAAAGGGTTTCTCCCCAGAATGAATTTTCTCATGTCGAGTAAGTTGAGACATTtggctgaaggctttcccacattgattacattcaaagggtttctccccagtatgaattctcttgTGTTCAATAAGCTGCTCACTGAGACTAAAGAATTTCCCACACTGGTGACATTCaaagggcttctctccagtatgagttaCCTGATGTACAGTAAGATGAGAACTTTgcctgaaggctttcccacactgATTACACTCAAAGGGTtgctctccagtatgaattctcttatGTACAGTAAGATAGCTCTTCCAtctaaaggctttcccacattggtgacattcaaagggtttctctcctgtatgaattctttgatgactTCTATGAGATTTTCTATTGGTGAAGAACTTCCCACACTCCTTACATTTATATACTTTTTCTTCACTATGCTCTTTATTAGAGTGAAATAGGTGTGAGGAGTAACTGAAAGACTTGCTGCATATAGTACAATTGCAAAGATTCTGCCTGCAAAAGGATCTATCATGTTCACCTAGGTCTGAATACTGTTTTAAGTTCTTTTCATATGTGTCACACTCCTGAAGACTTTTTCTACTGTGAAGTTCCTCTTGTGGAATAAGGATTGACTCCAGACTGAAACAACTTCCAAACACAGTCTTAGCAGAAGTTTTTCTGTGGGTAGTTGTCTCTTGATTGCTTTGTCTATTCTGACTGTAGTTCTTTCGCTCTACTCTGACATCATGTTCACAGGCTTCTTCTTCCAATTTGCATTCCCAGGATTCATGTGTCTGAACTCTCTCCTTAGATGATTCTTCTGAAGAAACACATGGATTTATAGTTGACTCTGCTGTTTCATATCTGGCCATGTGAGGATGGAACtctgaaaaaaaggaggaaagtgtCAATCTCCTTTGTATTCTATGCTGATTGATAGGAATCTGATTTACAATGTAAGTTCTAGATCTTGTTTCCTTTCCTAAAGAAAATGATcaacaatttatttaattttttaatttaattttctttttttttaaacccttaccttctgtcttggactcaatactgtgaactctaaggcagaagtgtgataagggctaggcaatgggggttaagtgacttgcctggggtcacacagctaggaagtgtctgaggctggcatGGACATTGTaaccccaaaactatagaagtgtttcgggtaaactataagcagggaaattcctttgttcCCTTCTATCCCTATGACTCCTAACCtaagaacatctgataactcctaaaagaccctgagagaattatcctccttggatcatcctttagatggacagagagatacacctccaggctatgccttgataccatcaggttgtatctaagacatctatctgtcctgtcccctaaactatgagggtcactcCCTAAGTCTTCAGGCAGATcccagtcagatgaccaaaccccaCTGCCCATAcctcagtgcataccactctaAAGTCACATCTTCAGCATGGCACAGTCACGTCTCCACTGTCATAAAGAGTATAAAAAACCCAGAAATCATGTCATCTGGGAGAgcagctttccatctatgttGTTCCTCCTAAGaggcagtcttccacctatgctgtcctcctggtcagattcaacattactttctaaatgaataaatttctctttttatttttaagctcagtttcagagtcttgcatccttgcaaaaggtacccttcctgaaccctgggggttcacctcaagccccaacaaggccagatttgaacctaagaccccccatctctaggcctggctctcaaaccactgagccacccagctccccaaTCAACAATTTTAAAAGGACAGATTATACATTTTAAGATGCAAATTGATTCCCCAAatatgtaaagattaaaaaaaatatccccaTGTAATACCTTATTTTAAACTAGTTTAAGTCACTGGAACTAAGTGAATTACATTCCAGAGCATTAAAAGTATCTCTAGATGGCAAAGAAATTTTATTAACAGGtcttaataaaacattaaatttacAAAAGTCAAATTCTGAAAATTACAGATTGATTCCCCAGGGaatcatttgttttctgaaatgacTAGACTCATGAAGAGATATAATATCTCTAACAGTAAATTCTCAGTCACTAAAAGGTTATATGGAAAATACTGAAGTGGGGCACTTCATAAAGCATATCTGAATACTCAGAAGTTCAAttattggaaccattatttattgatcTATTGATTAACAAAGAGTCTACCAGCTGGGGCAGACTTCCCTAGTGGAAGTTGTACTGGACTGAAGttacaatgcagtttttatagggttacAGATGTGCAGAATATAGGGTTAACACAGGGTCATACATTCCTTTCCACATGGTTTTTCTTAGACATAGGGTTTTTCTTACAAAGCAAATCTTATATCACAAAAGCAGATGTGTGAGTAGAATGTGAGTTCACTCAGGGGTTATTTATCCATCTATTATTTCACATACACAATCTTGTAAACATATATTAACCATATGTAACTTTGCATTCCAACCTGACATGTACATTTATCCGGATGTTACTTGGATTGCAACCTGTCACAAGCACTTAATCATATCTTACTTGGATTTAAACCAGACATAAACACTTATCCATACGTTACCTAACTCTCTCATGAAGCTGGGGCAGTTTCCTAGTGACTGCAGGTATAGATTAACCTGCTttatttaatctattccatttacTCTACTTCAGTATCAGAAGGCCAGAATTTCAGAGTGCATGAGTTTGAGCTGAGAGTGTATCTGGATTCCTAACATACAACAATAGGTTAAAGTCTACCAAGATATCATTTTAGACATGATGGAGAAATATCAGTAAGAATAGATTAGGATAGATGGATTTGTAGCCATTTCAAACATCTTATTCAGTCTTGTTCAATGAACTAATTTCAGCATGATTGGAGTTTCTTATGTTATGCCTCAGGGTTCTGTATTTGGCCTTGTGCTTTGACAACTTCCACAAGTTGACTACAGTCTCAACCAAGGTAAGGTAACCAAACACTGTGGTCACTAAAAAGTTAGCAGCAGGAATATTGTTCAGCTCCCAGAAAGTAATGGTGTCTCTGTAAAGCTCTACTAGTCCAACCACATTAAAAAGGGACATTGACAAACAATAATTTACTAATATGAATTCTACTAGTGTTAATTTGGTCAAGTTGTTTAAAACCAATTTGTCCCAATTTTCAAGTATAAACTCCAAAGGGGAATCTCGGGGTATGCCCTGTCTCTGTCCCGTATTGATATGGAAAAGGCCAAACCCACAAAAACCTGCAACTCAGTGCCACACAGCAACCCACCCCCCTCAgggctgttccactcatgctgtcttgctggccattaatcctaccTTACTAATAAAgctttctttttacatttaagctaagtttggagtcctctcattcttgagaaaggtttccttcccaaacccaggggttcccCACCCCCATAACAGTTGGCGCCCAACGTTTTTGGCTCTCCTGGAAGCTGCTCCTACACCCAGATTGCTCACGAAGACACAGCTTCTCAGTAGGAAGGAGCCTTTCTTGGACTCCTGAAACCCCATCTCTTGGGGGGTGATATCTTTGTGGGCTCTCTCTTCGCTCTCACTCCCATAGGGTattgttatcaaaaaataaatagtaaacaaataatctgagtaggtgggtgtgaggaaggataaaggggttATTGAGGATTATAAAGtgtttggaggaggaaatgaagggaagggaaggtataggagataaaggaaatggggtatgtaggagaggcagctcaaacaggtttattcccagaggcttgagacagagaatacagggaggaaattagggccagtaagaaatgtttaggttttggctggagggtttctcttgttagtttcaaagtctcttttgggaggagtcgaggggcccctccctgccagtcaaactgagggctggaggaagtcttgggtaggcacttcctgccaagatggatgcctgagttttctcaagaaataaaagaaaatgattccttccccttgagcccttgtcttaattttcaacacaatgactcaccagagggtttgaataggtaacaaggggattcaTTAATACatggtcagtcagaagggggaggagttcagggttttctaactgctgccaGGGAGAGggatgagggtgggggatgggtcgtggagaggtttagactgagagagtctggCTGTCCCAGttaggaagatttggctgccttttaATCAAAGTCTTTATCAAtcctaggggtaacttatttgaggatactccaattatctaaagaaactaaacccacaaggtctaatcaccaagccctcccttccaaccagaacccagaggaaaatcagggaaagggagggatggagatggaagatcagggagaggtccagagaaatgagataggtccaaattgccccaaaacaaaataagcaaaggccAAGGaggaagcaattaggccaaagccgaaagaccaaagcaaaagcctccagccacatcgaaagccagaaggcaaaagccctgtcagtcagaacttcacttctatttatagctttaagttctaactgactttctgaacattctaagatgtttaactgactttttgtgaccattagaaattacagaagcaaaaagtttctcttagccaccttgcattacagatttGCTCATatgtttttttggaaaatttgcagCTTGCAgcattttctggttgctaagctctaaggggttactactcttattctaagctaaattataactatgctcttatccctatctaagtttcgtaaaataataaaagggttgcttactcctaaactatgctaagactagtctaagttaaaactaagatgggttatgggaaaggcataggaaagtaatggggtttcagttttgcaaaaattttgaacagaaaagaaaagcagattaaatgcaaacattcacaaacagtcTCAAAGTTAACATTTgataactaaaacaaagtaataaattctatctatgtatctatctaatttcatgaactaacaacaaagtatcaattaagaaaaattatgcaatctaaatttccaaattctaattcatcttcctaaagttagtatatggatatgttagtacacttatgcctatgttagaaatgttagtcagaataagtaagactaatattctttgtaagtctgttagttaaactatagacttaagctatgtacagtatttacaaagaaagttttgaaaattctgtccctgttctaatttatcaagctaactaactgtccctgtgtgttagtaaaacttattgctaagggttagtaagcaaacatttacatatatacattatttacaaggAATGTTAGGTAATtggagtagaaggtgtctgaaccaaagaagaaaattctgtgctaaggcagacaagttcttctctcttaagtgttaGTTTATGTTTcatatgtagatgtgaagtcagaaaatgttctatgtgttgtctagtgtgacctttCCATGTAATGAATTGTTACATACTTACTCTActggaattcttctgcaaagtgcatgtactgtgtggatggaatctaaagtgttggatgcagtgagaattctgttgggtgtaagttatgtttttcaaatgcatgtGTCCAACGCTGTTctgatgctcctcttcacagtgtggtttgTTGTCCCATACACCGATTGTGTATTCGATCATGGATGTCTTTTGTagtcctcaggtttgctgtccttgtgatgatctgcAAAGTCAGCAACGCCTCACTTGTGTTGTTTGATGTTACCCACACGCACTGGAACTGATGTcctgttgtgttgacttgtgtcgtTTGATGTACCAgcgcttgtcatcttgcactggaactgatgttctggtgtgttgacttgtgtcaggaacaaagttcaaatgtctatgaaacatgattaatcttttcttcttttgttgttgttgttgttgtttaataaaGATAATTACAAGTAACAAAAGAGTTCATTATAAagtcttttgtgctttcatttatttgtcagtGTCAatgtctaggtcttggattgattgcaaatcaaagttgtgtcttcttctgccgttgattcttttccattgtcataatggtttacagatttttcttttaagatgtaattgggattgggataatcttTTAGGTGTAAAATTTgatgtaatatctgattgttcggtggttcttggtctaattgtggttctgattcatgctctggttgttgttctaattgctgttctggttctatggtctcaggtataggctgtggactttctaaggatttatttgattgattggttggtgctaattgatctttgtgctgtataataacttggtcttgtggttgttgttggggcatgtcttttgctggcttgacatgggtgacatggaaccaagaatcaattctaaataatctactttttttttttaacaaattgaacTTATTATCAATCCAATATTGGGTATGGTCATTTGTATCTAAACCAGAACTTCCTTTAGCACCAACCAGGCAAGTTAAGTTCAGAATTAgaattacagaaagcaggcttaaagagcattccCTCATTGAGAGTTGGTGAGTCATTGTCATtcttgcaaattccatgttgcttttgctttctttaagggcttcagaaatggaggtttgatttgatttaccttccactctgctatttaaagaactatcaagcctcaaatcagcaattTTCCCTTCAGTAGTATCCGGGAATGTAtggtagttagattgtgttcccttcaacacttcaggtacgACTACTGACTTAAAAGCTGACTTATGTTCCCTATCATGCCCTGAAGTTTGTGTGACTGAAGTTAGATATGTTTTATCTTTAATCACTGACCAGGcttcattattgctgttattagtcACACTTGTTACTGGGGATAATAACTGCTCCTTTTCCCTTCCGCATGCTTTTggttggaattcttcagctaaggggttgagaaaggtagatgtagaatttcctaaacagctgctatcatccAGCAACTCAGTGGGTTGGGTCTTTAAATCTAAGTTTTTGCCAATATACTGATTTGtttgctctctaacctctttctgtgATGTTGTGTCTGAAGCAAatgaatgggatagaattttggcatttaactcCCCCAAGGTTACTGAATGCATTCTTTTCTGGATACATTGTAAATCCtcgccataatgttctttatccaagttgcccctttgttttttacttggaataaagagaggagtttgaggttTTGATGACTTCGAACAAGATTGCAAGCTTTTGTCCGTGCTTGTATGATCCTTATGCTTCTCTTTCAATGtttttgtgatggaatgagaaagctgatccttTATATAGTTATCTTcactattgccatatatttctctgtgcatctgcattatttcttcccattgttgattatctaccacagatatcttgatattctgtgtagcttgctttagacacctgttttgttttgcccagtatttcaatattatttttatcactcAAGCTACACACTCTCACacccaaattataatgattagatCTTTTTAAATTAGGAACCTCGATTCATAGTGACTTTGGCTTCATTCCCATTTGTAtgtacctttccatttcttctagggatggggattggctaaatttcttgcatgCATGGCTACAACACAAACCATCAtgtttgctttcctcatttctctttatatcaTTATTGTTTTGGGGCCATTTTGTGTTGTAATAGGTCCTTTTTGTActtctgtctctttgattataattgtcatttttggaaaaatcaatttgttgtctaaatctacaaaattttaTAATATGACCTGGACGTCCACAAAGAAAACACCGAGGGGGAAatgattttggtctttgggtgttaattgtaggttgcctgtattgattttggctcctactagtttggagggcaaaattttttatttcctccaattctttttctcttttggtgtgtTTCAATTGCCTTTTCAAATCAGCTATGATTTCATCTTTGCCTGAGCCAGTTTGTCTTGCTATCCTTGCTTCCTTTTGTTTTGAATCATGGATGTAGGAAGCATGTTGTCTTccatcctccagtggcagtgattcccactgtggacagttttgtctaaagtaattttgtattgggattgatgttccctttacaaattgcctatgGATATGATCTATGGTGTCTTGGGCATGAGTATCCCAGGATTGTCTCGGCTGCTTCTATTACTCTATCGAGGAAACTGCTaggatgttcctcttctccctgtcttaatttctcgaatttttgccatgaatttggtcTTTTTGCATGGATTCTCATTGCTTCTAATAAATCAGTTCTACATTGGATCAGATATCTAAGATTTGCATGTTGGGTAAAATCTAAATCCTGGTGGACCAATGGCCAGGCTGTTAAATTTGGATTTGTCCTCATTTcatttaggaatttttccttttctgaggaagagtaaaattcctctaaaagaaattccacatcatCAAAACTAGGATTAAATAGTgtgaacaccctttttaattcttttatacttttgaaaggcttttcaaaatactttggaaaacATCTCTTCAGCACCTCCATATCACCTGGGAggaatgctttatatgttttcacgtgtaccaccccttccccaggctgcacaaTGGTTCTGTCtacaattggtaaaagagacactATGGAATTTGCAGATGGTTGGTTGTTATTGGGCTTTGATTTTTCATTGGTGGTATTATTCCCCAggtatttggactccacaatctctagctggagaactgtgtgtttgtccagttcctttccttcccttatctttttcagtacttggaatagtagtttgatgttatctactagttccccagaatcagtatCCTTCTTTTGTGCTGTAATTGAGTTAAACcattgccacaggtgagagaaaacatttttagagaCCATAAGAAATTGCCAGATTGTTAAGATTATGGCTATGGTTgttgggatgaagcaaatacattcagccagggtcagagcataccatttataataatcatagatgttcagtagttgttgcatgaaattagggacccttataaaccaaaaatctaccataccctgcattagggacaaagaaatcattgagatgctagataggatgaatgttatcctagccagcttcattttggttgtttcagaagattttaggtagttcacTAACTTTGCTCGCCAATTGATGTTAtcaaaaaatatagtaaataatctgagtaggtcAAAGAAATGCAGTTTGGgtcaaaaaaaggataaatgggGATATTAGGGTGATTACAGTATGGAAAGTAAGGCTATTACCCAGGTTGACTCCCCAGTTTTTTACCAGAAGTTCTGGTCTGGATGGCAGGTTCTCCTCAGTGTATAGCACTGAGTTGCAGGTTCTCCCCAGAGTATACTGTGTGTGGCACTGGGTGGCAGGTTTTGAGTTTCTCCTCAGTGGGCACCGTGTGTGGCACTGAGTTGCAGGTTTCTCCTCCGTATACACTGGGTTTTGCACTGAGTGGCAGGTCAGGCACCTTCTGAGGATGCACAGTTGTATGCAGGTTCTCCTCAGTGCCCACTGTGTGGCACTGAGTTGCAGGTTTTTGTGGGTTTGGCCTTTTCCACATCAATatgggacagagacagagcaTACTCAGAGATTCCCCTTTGGAGTTTATGCTTGAAAATTGGGACAAATTTGCTTTAAACAACTTGAGCAAAAAGAaactaatttttctttgtaatgttaAATGGCTGTGTTACAGCCTAGATAAGCAAGAGACATGGCCTATCAATGACACTCTAAATTCTAATACCATCAAGCAATTGGATTTATTTTGCATGAGGACAGAGAAATGGACAGCATTTCCCTATATAagaatttttgtaaaattaaacCAGAATCCTGAACTTAGGAGGCTCTGCCTCATAACACCTTTGCTGACCGCAAATGGGAAAAGCATCCAGGAAGATATTTTGGAGGACTTAACATTCAATGGCACTTTCACATCCCTTAGAAATGGAGagataaattcctcagaattgtcctgggttattgcactgctgctagtacagaagtccactaccttcaattttaccacaatatatcagtctctgtgtataatgttctcttggttctgctcctttcaccctgcatccattcctggaggtcatgcCAGCTCACATGAAATTCCtgcaatttattattcctttgagcacaatagtattgcatcaccaggatataccacaatttgttcagccattccccaattgaagggcctACCCccgtttttcagttttttgccaccacaaagagtacagctataaatatttttgtacatgtctttttccctatgatctctttggagtacaaacccagcaatgctatggctggatcaaagagcaggcagacttttagagctctttgggcatagttccaaattgccatccagaatggttggatcaattcacaattctaccagcagtgcattaatgttccaattttgccacatcccctccaacatttattactctcccctgctgtcattttaaccaatctgctgggtgtgaggtgatacctcagagttgttttgatttacatttctctaattattagagatttagaacactttctcatgtgcttattgatagttttgatttctttatctgaaaattgcttattcatgttcCTTTATGgaaaaggatgctatccacattcagaggaagaactataggagtggaaacagaagaaaaacaactgcttaaacacatgggttgatgcagacatggttaggatatagactcttaatgaccaccctagaacaattatcaataatatggaaatcggtcttgatcaatgacacaggaagaaaccagtggaaatgtgcatcagctactgggggatggggtgggtgggaggagagagagcaagaacatgaatcatggaagcatggaaaaaatttttctaaaatattttta
Protein-coding regions in this window:
- the LOC123239044 gene encoding zinc finger protein OZF-like, whose translation is MTSAGTSNDTSQHNRTSVPVRVGNIKQHKWKSYLTVHKRIHTGEQPFECNQCGKAFRQSSHLTVHQVTHTGEKPFECHQCGKFFSLSEQLIEHKRIHTGEKPFECNQCGKAFSQISHLTVHQRIHTGEKPFKCHQCGKSFSDSGRLSTHKKIHTGEKPFECNQCGKAFSRSSNLSVHQRIHTGEKPFECHKCNKTFSQSRSLTEHQRIHTGEKPYECNECGKTFCRSGQLTLHKRVHTGEKPFVCLECGKSFSHSWMLSAHKKTHAGEKPFKCLECGKSFTWSGSLTEHKRVHTGEKPFECHECGKAFSRSGQLTTHKRIHTGEKPFECNECGKAFSCNFYLTVHQKIHSGEKPFVCNDCGKSFSWNKSLTLHKRIHTGEKPFECNECGESFTWKGQLTEHKRIHTGAKKPFECNQCGKAFRQNSHLTVHQIIHTGEKPFECHQCGKSFRQSSQLTRHEKIHTRQKTLEYV